The Streptomyces sp. NBC_01244 genome contains a region encoding:
- a CDS encoding carbohydrate ABC transporter permease codes for MSSSHTTTRGNRAGRWLGNSAVQAVLMLVAVLWLTPLVGLFLSSLRSERDNSSTGWWTSLTDPAQLSMDNYTALFADSGLLRAFWNTVLISVPTTVLVVGIAALAGYAFAWLEFPGRDWIFLIVVGLLVVPVQIGLLPVAKLFGAIGLFGTVAGVVVFHVAYGLPFAVFLLRNYFAEIPKEMLEAARLDGGTEWRIFSRLILPLGRPAIASLAIFQFLWVWNDMLVALLFADSGSQPLTVALQSQMRQFGSNIGVLAPGAFLSLVVPLVVFFAFQKHFVQGVMAGSVK; via the coding sequence ATGAGCAGCAGCCACACCACGACCAGGGGAAACCGGGCGGGCCGGTGGCTGGGCAACTCGGCCGTCCAGGCCGTACTGATGCTGGTCGCCGTCCTCTGGCTCACCCCGCTCGTCGGGCTCTTCCTGTCCTCCCTGCGCTCCGAGCGGGACAACTCCTCGACGGGCTGGTGGACCTCGCTCACCGACCCCGCCCAGCTGTCCATGGACAACTACACGGCCCTGTTCGCCGATTCCGGGCTGCTCCGGGCGTTCTGGAACACGGTGCTGATCTCGGTACCGACGACGGTGCTCGTCGTCGGCATCGCGGCTCTGGCCGGATACGCCTTCGCCTGGCTGGAGTTCCCCGGACGCGACTGGATCTTCCTGATCGTCGTGGGGCTCCTCGTGGTCCCTGTCCAGATCGGCCTCCTCCCGGTGGCCAAACTCTTCGGCGCCATCGGCCTGTTCGGCACGGTGGCCGGTGTGGTGGTCTTCCACGTGGCGTACGGACTGCCCTTCGCGGTGTTCCTGCTGCGGAACTACTTCGCCGAGATCCCGAAGGAGATGCTGGAGGCGGCCCGGCTGGACGGGGGCACGGAGTGGCGGATCTTCTCCCGGCTGATCCTCCCCCTCGGCCGGCCGGCCATCGCGAGCCTGGCGATCTTCCAGTTCCTGTGGGTGTGGAACGACATGCTGGTGGCCCTGCTCTTCGCGGACAGCGGCTCGCAGCCGCTGACGGTCGCCCTCCAGTCGCAGATGCGGCAGTTCGGCAGCAACATCGGCGTCCTCGCCCCCGGCGCGTTCCTCTCACTGGTGGTGCCGCTCGTCGTGTTCTTCGCCTTCCAGAAGCACTTCGTACAGGGGGTGATGGCGGGCTCGGTCAAGTAG